Genomic window (bacterium):
CGGTGTGCAGGCCGAAGAAGCTGAGCGTTCCCACCAGCAGGCCGGACATGAGCGTGTAGGACCAGTAGATCTCGGGGAACTTCTTCGCGTCGCGATGATCGCCGTGCGGGTGGTACTCCACGAAGTTCGTGGACGCGTCCGGATGGCACTGACTGCACGTCGCCACGAGGTTCCGCGCGTTCACGGTGGACTTCACGTCGCTGGCCGGCAGGTTCGAGTGCGGCGTGTGGCAGTCGCTGCACTTCGCGGTGAGCTCCCCGCCGAGCCGGGTGACCTTGCCGTGGTAGGTCTCGAAGTAGGTCTCGTAGAGGCGCTCGTGGCAGTGCCCGCATTCCTCCACCACGTGGGCCTTCCAGGGCTCGTTCACGGGCGCGATCTCGTGCGCCGAGTGGCAGTTCGTGCAGACGGGCGCGCCGTGCCCTTCGTCGTTCTTCTTGCCTTCCGCGAGAGCGACGCCGTGGGCGCTCACGTCGTACAGCTCGGACACGCCGGTGTGGCACCCCCCGCACGTGGTGGGGATGTTCGCGGGATTGACCGAGGACGCCGGTTCCTCCGAGGGAAGGATCCGGTGGGCGCGGTGGCAGTCG
Coding sequences:
- a CDS encoding cytochrome C — translated: MSELYDVSAHGVALAEGKKNDEGHGAPVCTNCHSAHEIAPVNEPWKAHVVEECGHCHERLYETYFETYHGKVTRLGGELTAKCSDCHTPHSNLPASDVKSTVNARNLVATCSQCHPDASTNFVEYHPHGDHRDAKKFPEIYWSYTLMSGLLVGTLSFFGLHT